GCTCTTCTGATACTTTTTCTGAGACCTCATTAATCGTTTCAGCCAATACAGAATGCATGGATAAGAGGCACAGCAAGACAGAGGTTAAAATCGATTTCATAATGACGACCTCTCCGCTTGCAACTGATCTCGGCTTATTTGGCGTTTTTTATACACGCTCTTGCACATCGCCCCAAAGGCACCAAATGTACAAGCAGCAATAGTCACCAAAGATTTGATGGGGTTATCCTGTGCTTTAGAAGGTTGAATCCAAGCATCTGCACGAGCTAACACAATACGAACCAATTCTCGTCGACGGGCTAAAGGAATCTCTTTAAATTGAAATTTAATTTTGTCTGTATTCGAAGATACCATTTCTACAGGAATGCTAATCAAACCCGACTTCAGGCGAAATTCGACATCCTCAACAGGGTCATTAAGGTGACGATCATCAGGAGCATACACAGAGCAGCCTCCCATGGATAAATTTTCTGTTTTGGTTTGCGAGGAGATACCACTGGCATAATGGATAACCGTCAATATTTCAGTATCAATCCGAATGGTTTTTCTCATTTGACGGCTTTCACGTGCCAACATAATGGCCGCCGATAAGAAGAATAAACTGTATGTTCCCCAAGCAATATTGAGCCAAACAATATCCGGCTCAGCCGAAAAAGTACTGGCATCAAAAATACGAAAGATCCCCACAGCAATACCAACTAAAAGCAATAACACAACGATAATTTGAGGGCGAACAATATGAAAATCGAAATACTCTTTATCCAGAATTCCACCTTTATCAGTAACATTAAAACTACCTCGTTTAGGGAAAATCATGGTAAATAATGTTGGAATGACCAAATGGAACGCTAAAGATAAGTCATAGACTTCTCCCCAAAAACTATAGCGCTTTCGTCCATTTAAACGAGAGTTGACGAATACCGGTAATAAAAAGTGCGGTAAAGCATACGCCAGTACCAAACCTGCAGAAGAGTGCACAATATTTAAGTTAAATAATAAGTAAGCCAACGGCGCTGTAATAAAAACGATTCTTGGCAATGCAAATTGAAAATACAACATGGCACTTAAATAACATAAACGTTGTTGCCATGTGAGACCTTTACCTAATAAGGGATTATCAACACGGAAAATTTGCGTCATCCCCCTTGCCCAACGGTTCCTTTGAATTACGTGTAAAGTTAAACGTTCGGTTGCCAGTCCCGCCGCTAACGGAATCGCTAAAAAGGCAGATTTCCAACCCAATCGCTGCATTTTCAAAGCGGTATGAGCATCTTCTGTGACGGTTTCAACGGCAAAGCCGCCGATTTCATCTAAAGCTTTACGCCTAATCACCGCACAAGAGCCACAAAAGAAAGTCGCGTTCCAATTATCATTTCCTGGCTGAATGGCACCATAAAATAATTCACCTTCATTCGGAATATCTCTACCTTTATATAAATTTCGTTCAAATGGATCTGGTGAATAAAAATAGTGCGGGGTTTGTAATAAAGCTAACTTAGGATCTTGTAAAAACGATCCGACTGTTGCTTGAAGAAAGATACGGGTCGACACATGGTCACAATCGAAAATACAAATTAACTCACCATTAGTTAGTTTCATGGCATTATTTAAATTACCCGCTTTCGCATGGGCATTATCATTTCTAGTGATATAACCTACGCCAGCGTCTGCTGCAAACATAGCAAACTCGCCTCGATTCCCATCATCCAACAAATAAATTTTCAGTTTATCTCGAGGGTAATCTAAACATTGGGCCGCTAATACGGTATCTCGAACCACGTCTAAATCTTCATTATAAGTGGGGATATAAACATCGACTGTCGGCCAAAGGGAATCATCTTTTGGTAAAGGTACAATTTTACGGTTAAGAGGAAATGCCGTTTGTAAATAACCAAGCAACAACATAATCCAAGAGTAAAGCTCAGCAAGAAATAAACCGACACCTAAAATGGCTTCTATTTGTGAATTAAACTCTAACGTTTGAAAGGCTCGAAAATAGATATATCGCGTTGACATTAAGACCGAAATCAAGACGATCACAATCGAAATGCTGCGCTTTTTACTGAAATTAAGTAAAACAATACAAACCAAGCTTGTCAGTGCAAAAATATACTGCTTTTCACTATCCATTGGCGTAACAATAATAAGCATTGCCATTGGGATTAAAATAAGCAATAAAAGATAAACAGGTATTTTTTTCACGGCTAATTCCTTTAGCGAATGAACATCCAATTTGTTATGACTATTTAAATAGCGCCATTACCAATATTTAAACTCAATAATGAAATGACCTTTTTGCTGACAATCTCAATATCAAAAGCCGCAGAGGAGGCAGGGTTAAAGTTAAATACTAATTTCTGAGCCGCATGCGCTTCGACAACACTTTCATCTTTATGTATCTCACCTAGCAATTTTTCGCCTAATCGTTCTTTCATAAATAGCGATACATCACGACTCACATTACGTCGGTGATCGACTTGGTTAATGACGAAATAATGATCAGCCAACTTATGATTAGTTAGGCGTTTATTTTCAATATGAGGAAGTAATGAAAGAGAGGCCGTATCTGGCAATAATGGAACCAGATACATAGTGGTTAGAGGTGATAAGGCTTTCAAAGCTGGGCTGCGTCCAGAAGGAAGATCAGCAATAATCACTAACCCTGGATAATTTAATAAAGAGTGTAAACCTCGAGATAAAAATAACTCATCCGTGGTTAAATTATGCTCAAACAAGGTTTGCTCTTGTTCTGTTACATTACCATAAGGTAGAACAAAAATATTACTACCCGCAGTCAAAACGCTGTCACTCCAATCAGAGCTTTTGGATGATTGTGCCACATACCCATGATTGTCAGATAGTGGCAGACCAAAATGCAATCCCAACGAATTTTGTGCATCAAAATCAATGACAAGTACTTTTAACCCAGTACGAGCTAGCGAATAGGCCAAATTAGCAGTTAATGTCGTTTTCCCTACTCCACCCTTTGGCGAATAAACACAGATTACCGACATGAAGAAATCCTTTTAAATAAATCGTCCAATAATATGTCTTGCTCCGGCACTTTATTACTCTCTATTTTTGAATGTTCATTCAGTGAGTGTATCTCTTCATGAGAGTCGTACTCTTGTGTCTCTTTAGTGATTAATTGAGACGTCATCATGGCAGAAAAGTCATCAATTAATGAGTATGACCGATGTTCATAGTGTGTAGATGGCAAAGTAGCAGAGTCAACTGAATTGGCCAGTGACATCTCTTTAGAGACATTAAGCTCTTTATGCAAAGCATTCTTTTTCATACTACGCATAGCTATTTTGGAGGTATGTGTGGCTTTATCAAACGGTGAGGCGTTGCTTTCTTTTTGGCAAAGTTGATTGAGGATCTGATTATCACCAACTTCGTATTTCAAGTTTTCAATAAAAAAATCTTTAAAATCAATAGACTGAGAATTAGTCTTATATTTAAAACGTGCTAGATCATCATAGTTATCCATAACCACTCCAATTACAACCCACAAACTACGTACTTCATTGGTTTACATCCTTTTAAAAACGATTCTGCAACGCTCAGCCAATAATTGTCAATAAAGTATTTATATGACAAATGATGCTTAACTTTTTTTCAATAAAAAAATAAGAAAAATTATAATTAAAAAAATCATTAGTCATTATAATTTAAAGGGTTACTTGAAGTGTTCTCTACAAAATATGCTCATTCTTATTTTTGAGACAACATGGTATATTTATTTTTCGCATATCAACTTGATTATTTTAAAATATAAACTAATAAGCAAGTTTTCAAAAAAATCCATATAAAAAAACTAGGCAAAAAGTGCCTAGTTTCATTTATTGTTTACATTTATTGCTTAAGTATCATTTATGGCGCGATTTTCTTTGATCACTTAACAACCATTTTTAGTATTAAGCAGCTGCGGCCTTTTTACGGTTATCATCAATAAATTCATCGTGTAAAGTACAAATAGCCGCTTCATAGTTTTCATCATCAACCACAAATTGCACATCCACATTACGCATCGACGAGTGCGCTGCGCGTGGTGTGATGTTTTGGT
This Vibrio aphrogenes DNA region includes the following protein-coding sequences:
- the bcsA gene encoding UDP-forming cellulose synthase catalytic subunit, with product MKKIPVYLLLLILIPMAMLIIVTPMDSEKQYIFALTSLVCIVLLNFSKKRSISIVIVLISVLMSTRYIYFRAFQTLEFNSQIEAILGVGLFLAELYSWIMLLLGYLQTAFPLNRKIVPLPKDDSLWPTVDVYIPTYNEDLDVVRDTVLAAQCLDYPRDKLKIYLLDDGNRGEFAMFAADAGVGYITRNDNAHAKAGNLNNAMKLTNGELICIFDCDHVSTRIFLQATVGSFLQDPKLALLQTPHYFYSPDPFERNLYKGRDIPNEGELFYGAIQPGNDNWNATFFCGSCAVIRRKALDEIGGFAVETVTEDAHTALKMQRLGWKSAFLAIPLAAGLATERLTLHVIQRNRWARGMTQIFRVDNPLLGKGLTWQQRLCYLSAMLYFQFALPRIVFITAPLAYLLFNLNIVHSSAGLVLAYALPHFLLPVFVNSRLNGRKRYSFWGEVYDLSLAFHLVIPTLFTMIFPKRGSFNVTDKGGILDKEYFDFHIVRPQIIVVLLLLVGIAVGIFRIFDASTFSAEPDIVWLNIAWGTYSLFFLSAAIMLARESRQMRKTIRIDTEILTVIHYASGISSQTKTENLSMGGCSVYAPDDRHLNDPVEDVEFRLKSGLISIPVEMVSSNTDKIKFQFKEIPLARRRELVRIVLARADAWIQPSKAQDNPIKSLVTIAACTFGAFGAMCKSVYKKRQISRDQLQAERSSL
- the bcsQ gene encoding cellulose biosynthesis protein BcsQ, which produces MSVICVYSPKGGVGKTTLTANLAYSLARTGLKVLVIDFDAQNSLGLHFGLPLSDNHGYVAQSSKSSDWSDSVLTAGSNIFVLPYGNVTEQEQTLFEHNLTTDELFLSRGLHSLLNYPGLVIIADLPSGRSPALKALSPLTTMYLVPLLPDTASLSLLPHIENKRLTNHKLADHYFVINQVDHRRNVSRDVSLFMKERLGEKLLGEIHKDESVVEAHAAQKLVFNFNPASSAAFDIEIVSKKVISLLSLNIGNGAI